The Microcebus murinus isolate Inina chromosome 26, M.murinus_Inina_mat1.0, whole genome shotgun sequence genome contains a region encoding:
- the PRR27 gene encoding proline-rich protein 27, with the protein MKLLLWACIVSVAFARRRRLPFFGERFQSSSEEDYNGNYYPLNPSLNVPYGPRNSQPPFYAPMNTIPNYPGNPDTETRVPPYPWILTSSGGPSYVPNIPGSPSATQLTSAFPPQPPSGVLLFVPPSSIYIASAGPFTLPDAAAPDAAAPVAPDAAAPFIPPAAAAPVAPDAPAPFIPPAAAASVAPDAAPPFIPPAAAASVAPDAAPPFIPPAAAASVAPDAAAPFIPPAAAAPVAPDAAAPFIPPAAAASVAPDAAAPFIPPAAAASVAPDAAAPFIPPAAAAPVAPDAAATVAPPAAAAPVAPAAAAPVAPPDAAAPAAPFIPPVAPAAAAPVAPPAAATPAAAARAAPVAPPAAAAPAAASPATPDVAAPAVAAPAAAAPVAPDTAAPVAPPAAAAPAAAAPVAAEPLTVKPITVQLPVNEPSDAEAKPAAPKPQPSSLNKVKK; encoded by the exons ATGAAGCTGCTTCTTTGGGCCTGCATTGTGAGCGTGGCTTTTGCAAGGAGG agGCGGTTACCCTTCTTTGGTGAG AGATTTCAATCATCCAGTGAagag gATTACAATGGCAATTATTACCCACTTAATCCATCTCTGAATGTTCCTTATGGCCCAAGGAATTCGCAACCTCCTTTTTATGCACCAATGAATACAATCCCCAATTACCCTGGGAATCCTGACACTGAGACAAGAGTACCTCCATATCCCTGGATTCTCACTTCTTCTGGAGGACCATCCTATGTCCCCAACATCCCTGGCTCTCCTTCAGCTACTCAGTTGACCAGTGctttccctcctcagcctccttctGGGGTTCTTCTCTTTGTCCCTCCTTCAAGCATTTATATAGCATCTGCAGGACCTTTTACCCTACCTGATGCAGCTGCACCTGATGCAGCAGCACCTGTTGCACCTGATGCAGCTGCACCTTTTATCCCACCTGCTGCAGCCGCACCTGTTGCACCAGATGCACCTGCACCTTTTATCCCACCTGCTGCAGCCGCATCTGTTGCACCTGATGCAGCTCCACCTTTTATCCCACCTGCTGCAGCCGCATCTGTTGCACCTGATGCAGCTCCACCTTTTATCCCACCTGCTGCAGCCGCATCTGTTGCACCTGATGCAGCTGCACCTTTTATCCCACCTGCTGCAGCCGCACCTGTTGCACCTGATGCAGCTGCACCTTTTATCCCACCTGCTGCAGCTGCATCTGTTGCACCTGATGCAGCTGCACCTTTTATCCCACCTGCTGCAGCCGCATCTGTTGCACCTGATGCAGCTGCACCTTTTATCCCACCTGCTGCAGCCGCACCTGTTGCACCTGATGCAGCTGCAACTGTGGCCCCACCTGCTGCAGCTGCACCTGTTGCACCTGCTGCAGCTGCACCTGTTGCCCCACCTGATGCAGCTGCACCTGCTGCACCTTTTATCCCACCTGTTGCACCTGCTGCAGCTGCACCTGTTGCCCCACCTGCTGCAGCTACACCTGCTGCAGCTGCACGTGCTGCACCTGTTGCCCCACCTGCTGCAGCCGCACCTGCTGCAGCCTCACCTGCTACCCCTGATGTAGCTGCACCTGCTGTAGCCGCACCTGCTGCAGCCGCACCTGTTGCACCTGATACAGCTGCACCTGTTGCCCCACCTGCTGCAGCTGCACCTGCTGCAGCCGCACCTGTTGCAGCTGAGCCCCTTACAGTCAAACCTATTACAGTTCAGCTTCCTGTAAATGAGCCCAGTGATGCTGAGGCTAAGCCTGCTGCCCCCAAACCTCAGCCTTCTTCTCTTAACAAG gtaaagaaatga